The Haloarchaeobius amylolyticus genome window below encodes:
- a CDS encoding DUF7289 family protein — translation MIRPSSTGVGTRGGQVTGQARGGDRSQTAVVAMVLLIGLVTIGVVSILVVGGLTLEEQQQESETKRIEYTFLELDRTIDSVALSDDGSDQVDFALGSRDGTVHRENTGRITVTANGSELANQSFGSIEYRKGETVYAYQAGGVWRGTGNETVMVAAPQFHYRDGTLNLPIPVVSGEERLSNGVVKVRKNGTRSPVNRVGYVEGQLVTVEIQSEYYAGWAEYLRERTNDVAVSVDEANETVIVKLGRPLIDGNFAQGVYATGGAEGDVKVDANGNAGGITGPVKAEGDIDKKKNNSINGSEEPNVNADLTEIDPAIERKVEAAKDDPSMPRPNPLTEELDQGKTYYVDSDIVSTGDDIEVDLSGGNVTLIVNGSIALEDGDIEIDNPSPGTAFRVYTTGHFGMKNGQGGITGKAQHLQVYGTSDMQVGFTGGSTAFYGTIYAPRDEPALDPGETNVATIDTKTKCDGWDVCIATGNSNIEGAIVAGPTYVGSSTGLTHDPSLVGTEPTLQLEDGLFPPPITFLHVSVHDVRLDDGDEDERIVVEAA, via the coding sequence TCGTCGGTGGGCTGACGCTCGAGGAGCAACAGCAAGAGAGCGAGACCAAGCGCATCGAGTACACGTTCCTCGAACTCGACCGGACCATCGACTCGGTCGCGCTGAGCGACGACGGCTCGGACCAGGTCGACTTCGCGCTCGGGTCGCGCGACGGGACCGTCCACCGGGAGAACACAGGTCGCATCACGGTGACCGCGAACGGGAGCGAACTCGCGAACCAGTCCTTCGGCTCCATCGAGTACCGCAAGGGCGAGACGGTGTACGCGTACCAGGCCGGCGGCGTCTGGCGCGGCACCGGCAACGAGACCGTCATGGTGGCAGCGCCGCAGTTCCACTACCGCGACGGCACCCTGAACCTCCCCATCCCGGTGGTCTCCGGGGAGGAGCGGCTCTCGAACGGCGTCGTGAAGGTGCGAAAGAACGGCACGCGGTCGCCCGTCAACCGGGTCGGCTACGTTGAAGGGCAGCTCGTCACCGTCGAGATACAGAGCGAGTACTACGCCGGCTGGGCCGAGTACCTCCGCGAGCGGACCAACGACGTCGCCGTCTCGGTCGACGAGGCGAACGAGACGGTCATCGTCAAGCTCGGGCGACCCCTCATCGACGGGAACTTCGCGCAGGGCGTGTACGCGACCGGCGGCGCCGAGGGCGACGTGAAGGTCGACGCGAACGGGAACGCCGGGGGCATCACGGGCCCGGTGAAGGCCGAGGGTGACATCGACAAGAAGAAGAACAACTCCATCAACGGCTCCGAGGAGCCGAACGTGAACGCGGACCTGACCGAGATCGACCCCGCCATCGAGCGCAAGGTCGAGGCCGCGAAGGACGACCCGAGTATGCCGCGGCCGAACCCCCTGACCGAGGAACTGGACCAGGGCAAGACCTACTACGTCGACTCCGACATCGTCTCGACCGGTGACGACATCGAGGTCGACCTCTCGGGCGGGAACGTCACGCTCATCGTCAACGGGAGCATCGCGCTGGAGGACGGCGACATCGAGATAGACAACCCGAGTCCGGGGACCGCGTTCCGCGTCTACACCACGGGCCACTTCGGCATGAAGAACGGGCAGGGCGGCATCACCGGCAAGGCGCAGCACCTCCAGGTGTACGGCACCTCGGACATGCAGGTCGGGTTCACCGGGGGCAGCACCGCCTTCTACGGCACCATCTACGCGCCGCGGGACGAGCCGGCACTGGACCCCGGCGAGACCAACGTCGCGACCATCGACACCAAGACCAAGTGCGACGGCTGGGACGTCTGCATCGCGACGGGGAACAGCAACATCGAGGGCGCCATCGTCGCCGGCCCGACCTACGTCGGGTCGAGCACGGGCCTGACCCACGACCCGAGCCTCGTCGGGACCGAGCCCACGCTCCAGCTCGAGGACGGCCTGTTCCCGCCGCCGATCACGTTCCTGCACGTCTCGGTCCACGACGTCCGGCTCGACGACGGTGACGAGGACGAGCGCATCGTCGTCGAGGCCGCCTGA
- a CDS encoding DUF7289 family protein → MRRLSTRGGDGTSCRGTQDGTARGQSALLAIVLLVAVVTIGAVSIVVVGGLTLEETREDTEDVRIEQVFVELEQNVNSVALGEGSSDQTNFDIRTREGAIHRKDTGRIEVYTQNIDIANESFGSIEYTRGETVYAYQAGGVWRGTGDDAVMVSPPQFYYRDGTLNLPIPIISGEERIDSGVVNIRKNRTMSPINRVGYVEGELVTVKIHSEYYGGWADYLRKHTSERAVSVDHANETVKVKLGRPILNGDFRQGVYATGGDEGDVTVQSGNAVINGPVRAEGDVNVSGAGSITGSIESGIESGLYELDPAIEWKVEGARNNSSVLTPNNPGNNITMENGSTYFYDQDIDLTSNDVRVDLSDGNVTLVLDGNISLDDADLEINNPTGDAAFRVYTTGNFGLHNAQAGYDNNSSRLQIYGTSDMQVAITGGSDTEFFGTIYAPRDYPAIDDDEENEAALSSQSKCEGWDVCVVAGSSNLVGAIIGGPTKLEQNTEFTHDPYLTNVEPSLQIDDQLFPPPITFLHVSLHEVELDDGDEDERLALS, encoded by the coding sequence ATGAGACGTCTCTCCACGAGGGGGGGAGACGGTACGTCGTGTCGGGGGACACAGGACGGCACAGCCCGAGGGCAGAGCGCACTGCTGGCGATCGTGTTGCTCGTAGCCGTCGTAACGATCGGCGCGGTCTCCATCGTCGTGGTCGGCGGGCTCACGCTCGAGGAGACCAGAGAGGACACCGAGGACGTCCGGATAGAGCAGGTGTTCGTCGAGCTGGAGCAGAACGTCAACTCGGTGGCGCTCGGCGAGGGGTCGAGCGACCAGACGAACTTCGACATCCGGACCCGCGAGGGAGCCATCCACCGCAAGGACACCGGGCGCATCGAGGTCTACACACAGAACATCGACATCGCGAACGAGTCGTTCGGCTCCATCGAGTACACCAGGGGCGAGACGGTGTACGCCTACCAGGCCGGTGGGGTCTGGCGCGGCACCGGTGACGACGCGGTCATGGTGTCGCCGCCGCAGTTCTACTACCGCGACGGCACGCTGAACCTCCCGATACCCATCATCTCGGGCGAGGAGCGCATCGACTCGGGCGTGGTCAACATCCGCAAGAACCGGACGATGTCGCCCATCAACCGCGTCGGCTACGTCGAGGGCGAGCTCGTGACGGTGAAGATCCACAGCGAGTACTACGGCGGGTGGGCGGACTACCTGCGCAAGCACACCAGCGAGCGGGCGGTCTCGGTGGACCACGCCAACGAGACGGTGAAGGTCAAGCTCGGCCGGCCCATCCTGAACGGCGACTTCAGACAGGGCGTGTACGCGACCGGCGGTGACGAGGGCGACGTCACGGTCCAGAGCGGGAACGCGGTCATCAACGGGCCGGTCCGGGCCGAGGGTGACGTGAACGTGAGCGGGGCCGGCAGCATCACCGGCTCCATCGAGTCCGGCATCGAGTCCGGCCTGTACGAACTCGACCCGGCCATCGAGTGGAAGGTGGAGGGGGCCCGGAACAACAGCTCGGTCCTCACCCCCAACAACCCCGGCAACAACATCACGATGGAGAACGGGAGCACGTACTTCTACGACCAGGACATCGACCTGACGAGCAACGACGTCCGGGTCGACCTCTCCGACGGGAACGTCACGCTCGTCCTCGACGGGAACATCTCGCTGGACGACGCGGACCTCGAGATCAACAACCCGACCGGCGACGCCGCCTTCCGGGTGTACACGACCGGGAACTTCGGGCTGCACAACGCCCAGGCCGGCTACGACAACAACTCCTCGCGCCTGCAGATCTACGGCACCTCGGACATGCAGGTCGCCATCACCGGCGGGAGCGACACGGAGTTCTTCGGGACCATCTACGCGCCCCGGGACTACCCGGCGATCGACGACGACGAGGAGAACGAGGCGGCCCTCTCCAGCCAGAGCAAGTGCGAAGGCTGGGACGTCTGCGTCGTCGCCGGGAGTTCGAACCTCGTGGGCGCCATCATCGGCGGGCCGACGAAGCTCGAACAGAACACCGAGTTCACCCACGACCCCTACCTGACCAACGTCGAACCGTCGCTCCAGATCGACGACCAGCTGTTCCCGCCGCCGATCACCTTCCTCCACGTCTCGCTGCACGAGGTCGAACTCGACGACGGTGACGAGGACGAACGACTCGCTCTCTCGTGA
- a CDS encoding DUF7289 family protein has protein sequence MCSRGESEAIAVALLTLLVTAGVVSVLVAGHVTVQQQQAAAEDTRVEFAFREFDRVVDSVALGEGRVDQVDFDVDRSDATIQRRDDGRLRVVSGGTEIANVSLGAVEYRRGDDVYAYQAGGVWRGTGANATMVTPPQFSYREGTLNVQVPIVTGDGQLTDGPVTATKRGTRSSVNQVGYVEGRLVTVEIQSEYYAGWAEYLRERTNDVAVSVDHANQTVVLSLGRPLAKGSFDHGVYATGGAGGNVTVDADGGAGGIDGPVVAEGDVQTKSSTSIDGTVASNVDASLTEIDPVVERLVADAERNASVPRPDPFTETLDGGQTYYVDADVVSTGEDVDVDLAGGNVTLLVDGNLSFDGGDIHVTNGSAGTAFRVYTTGNFGLHNGIVGVSGHPEYVQVYGTSDMQVGFTGGSTEFYGLIYAPREETALAPGQPNEGVVGTASECDGWDTCLAQGNSNVVGAIVGGSTYVGQSTGLVYDTALVDQEPSLELERSLFPPAITFLHVSVHDVALEDGDTAGRVVLDHAAHGVDARTSLLVGEVAVPRGCRATTFMFAPRHQ, from the coding sequence ATGTGCAGTCGTGGTGAGTCGGAGGCCATCGCCGTGGCCCTGCTGACCCTGCTCGTCACCGCCGGGGTCGTCAGCGTCCTCGTCGCCGGGCACGTCACGGTCCAGCAGCAGCAAGCAGCGGCAGAAGACACGCGCGTCGAGTTCGCCTTCCGCGAGTTCGACCGCGTCGTCGATAGCGTCGCCCTGGGTGAGGGCCGGGTCGACCAGGTCGACTTCGACGTGGACCGCAGCGACGCCACGATACAGCGCCGCGACGATGGCCGCCTCAGGGTCGTCTCTGGTGGGACCGAGATCGCGAACGTCTCGCTCGGGGCGGTCGAGTACCGCCGCGGCGACGACGTCTACGCGTACCAGGCCGGCGGCGTCTGGCGCGGCACCGGCGCGAACGCGACGATGGTGACCCCGCCGCAGTTCTCCTACCGCGAGGGGACGCTGAACGTGCAGGTCCCCATCGTCACCGGCGACGGGCAGCTCACCGACGGTCCCGTCACGGCGACCAAGCGCGGGACCAGGTCGTCCGTCAACCAGGTCGGCTACGTCGAGGGGCGGCTGGTGACCGTCGAGATACAGAGCGAGTACTACGCCGGCTGGGCCGAGTACCTCCGCGAGCGGACCAACGACGTCGCCGTCTCGGTCGACCACGCGAACCAGACCGTGGTCCTCAGCCTCGGTCGGCCCCTGGCGAAGGGGAGCTTCGACCACGGTGTGTACGCCACCGGTGGTGCCGGCGGCAACGTGACGGTGGATGCGGACGGCGGTGCCGGGGGTATCGACGGCCCGGTGGTCGCCGAGGGCGACGTCCAGACGAAGTCGAGCACCTCCATCGACGGGACGGTCGCGTCGAACGTCGACGCGTCGCTGACCGAGATCGACCCGGTCGTCGAACGACTCGTCGCAGACGCGGAGCGGAACGCATCGGTCCCGCGACCCGACCCCTTCACCGAGACGCTCGACGGGGGGCAGACGTACTACGTCGACGCCGACGTGGTCTCGACCGGCGAGGACGTCGACGTCGACCTCGCTGGCGGCAACGTGACGCTGCTGGTCGACGGGAACCTCTCGTTCGACGGCGGCGACATCCACGTGACCAACGGGTCGGCAGGCACGGCCTTCAGGGTGTACACGACCGGCAACTTCGGCCTCCACAACGGTATCGTTGGCGTCAGCGGCCACCCCGAGTACGTCCAGGTGTACGGTACCTCGGACATGCAGGTCGGGTTCACCGGCGGTAGCACGGAGTTCTACGGCCTCATCTACGCACCGCGCGAGGAGACTGCCCTCGCACCCGGCCAGCCGAACGAGGGCGTCGTCGGGACCGCCAGCGAGTGCGACGGCTGGGATACCTGCCTCGCGCAGGGGAACAGCAACGTCGTCGGTGCCATCGTCGGCGGGTCGACCTACGTCGGCCAGAGCACGGGGCTGGTCTACGACACCGCGCTCGTGGACCAGGAGCCGTCACTGGAGCTCGAACGCAGCCTCTTCCCGCCCGCGATCACCTTCCTGCACGTCTCGGTCCACGACGTCGCCCTCGAGGACGGTGACACGGCCGGGCGGGTCGTCCTCGACCACGCAGCACACGGGGTCGATGCGCGGACGTCCCTGCTCGTCGGAGAGGTCGCGGTTCCCCGGGGATGCAGGGCCACAACGTTCATGTTCGCGCCGAGACACCAGTAG
- a CDS encoding DUF7289 family protein, protein MYAEVPAGRGVSTVVGVLLVITMVVVASAGIAVFAGTVLTETRSTAETNTAEAAMLAFEHRVESVAHSEAGATTVRLPAAGATGVYTLTTGTITVETPSETLLEEDLTAVVYEHPRATFVYEGGGLWKVTEAGTVVLSTPELSYRDDTLSLPVIAFDGDSDLSSGTLTVAKEQPLASASGTVFVDGTPTTVTVESPYYTVWAEHFRSFAGSAVVVDAPAQTVSMTFVPGAQTTPRLDNAAVATGGADGDIYVGTGSSVVDGSVVASGAVTVQGAGAITGTTTEHHDDGLSSLDWVVAATVDRATTMAEPGTFQSRSVTVCDPGCGPVSGQAVTGTAGVLSFDPTAHATTVLASGTYLVDGSGDLSLTGETLVVDLSAGNVTLVVPGDVVLDGGDVTVVGAGGDGVLRVYAAGNFAMRNSEFLVTDGDARHAQVFGPSTMQVGFAGGSTKFEGVIYAPRATPALAPGEANAAQLTGASQCVGWDVCVATGSSSVTGAIVAGPIAVKQSTTVTYDASLVGMQLDVIPVDLFDSRVSYVRVHVDVVDLRQY, encoded by the coding sequence GTGTACGCAGAAGTACCAGCAGGACGGGGGGTCAGTACAGTCGTCGGTGTGTTACTAGTTATCACGATGGTGGTCGTCGCGAGCGCCGGCATCGCGGTGTTCGCGGGGACGGTCCTCACGGAGACCAGGTCGACCGCGGAGACGAACACCGCAGAGGCCGCGATGCTCGCGTTCGAGCACCGGGTCGAGAGCGTCGCACACTCCGAGGCGGGCGCGACGACGGTCCGGCTACCCGCGGCGGGAGCGACCGGGGTGTACACGCTCACGACCGGGACGATAACCGTCGAGACGCCGTCGGAGACGCTTCTCGAGGAGGACCTGACCGCGGTGGTCTACGAGCACCCGCGGGCGACGTTCGTCTACGAGGGCGGCGGGCTGTGGAAGGTGACCGAGGCGGGCACGGTCGTCCTCTCGACGCCGGAGCTCTCCTACCGCGACGACACGCTCTCGTTGCCGGTCATCGCCTTCGACGGGGATTCGGACCTCTCGTCGGGGACGCTGACGGTCGCGAAGGAACAGCCACTCGCGAGTGCGTCCGGGACGGTGTTCGTCGACGGGACGCCCACCACCGTCACGGTCGAATCGCCGTACTACACGGTCTGGGCCGAGCATTTCCGGTCGTTCGCCGGGTCGGCGGTCGTCGTCGATGCGCCTGCTCAGACCGTCTCGATGACCTTCGTCCCGGGCGCACAGACGACGCCCCGACTCGACAACGCTGCCGTCGCCACCGGTGGGGCCGACGGCGACATCTACGTCGGCACCGGCAGTTCGGTCGTCGACGGGTCGGTCGTCGCCAGCGGCGCCGTCACGGTCCAGGGCGCGGGCGCCATCACGGGCACCACGACCGAGCACCACGACGACGGCCTGTCGAGCCTCGACTGGGTCGTCGCCGCGACCGTCGACCGCGCCACCACGATGGCAGAGCCGGGCACCTTCCAGTCGCGCTCGGTCACGGTCTGTGACCCCGGCTGTGGGCCCGTCTCGGGTCAGGCAGTCACGGGCACCGCCGGCGTCCTGTCGTTCGACCCGACCGCCCACGCGACCACGGTCCTCGCCTCGGGCACCTACCTCGTCGACGGGAGCGGCGACCTCTCGCTCACCGGGGAGACCCTCGTCGTCGACCTGTCGGCGGGCAACGTGACGCTGGTCGTGCCGGGCGACGTGGTCCTGGACGGCGGGGACGTCACGGTCGTCGGCGCGGGCGGCGACGGCGTCCTCCGGGTGTACGCGGCCGGCAACTTCGCGATGCGCAACAGCGAGTTCCTGGTCACCGACGGCGACGCCCGCCACGCGCAGGTGTTCGGCCCCTCGACCATGCAGGTCGGGTTCGCCGGCGGGTCGACCAAGTTCGAGGGCGTCATCTACGCCCCGCGGGCCACCCCCGCGCTGGCACCCGGCGAGGCCAACGCTGCACAGCTGACCGGGGCCAGCCAGTGCGTCGGCTGGGACGTCTGCGTCGCGACCGGCTCGTCGTCGGTCACGGGTGCCATCGTCGCCGGCCCCATCGCCGTCAAACAGAGCACGACTGTCACCTACGACGCGTCGCTCGTCGGCATGCAACTCGACGTGATACCGGTCGACCTGTTCGACTCGCGGGTGTCCTACGTCCGCGTCCACGTCGACGTGGTCGACCTCCGGCAGTACTGA